A window of Bactrocera tryoni isolate S06 unplaced genomic scaffold, CSIRO_BtryS06_freeze2 scaffold_25, whole genome shotgun sequence genomic DNA:
AGACTGATCGTCTTTTGAGCTGTTAAACCAATCACTTTCAttaccatttttttttacatgtttATTTTGGTCGTGATCCCGACTATTCTTTGTTGCTTTTTGAATGTCCTTTACACCGTCGAGCCTATCACCCTTTTGGTGGTCATCTTTGCTATCATTGCCTTGACGACTTCTGCTCCCTTTACCTTCATCTTTAGAAACGCCCTCTCGCATTTTGCCCCCATCCCGGTCCCTGATACTTGTTCTATCTTCATTACTGTCTCTTTGCTTATTCTTCCTTTCTTTAGTCCCAGGTCTACTTACTTCATCGCCTTCGTGTTTTGGTCTCTTGCTTTTgtctaatttttctatatttcgaGAACCAAAAGAATTATCATTATCTTCgtctcttttcttttttttatttttttctgattttttctcGCTTATTTTATCATCTATTGATTTATCGTCATTTCTATCACCATCACCATTAGCACCAGgcttttttctttcagataCATTTTTTCCGCTTTTATCAGAATTTCGTTTATCTCCATCCTCAATTTTTTTacctttgcatatttttaaaaaatatttaacataatcTTCACCATTATTTGGACTTTTACCTTTTTTCCCTTTAGTATTGTAATCTTCTTCCTTTCCTCTCTTCTTTTCACGCTTTCTAATAATATCACTATCATCATCATACTCTCCCTTTCCTTTTCGCTCTATTTCATGTTTTTCATCTTCTTTATCTTGGCCTTTTTTTTGTCTATCGTGTTTTGTATCAAAAGTTTCAACACTTTTTCGAGGTTTAcctttttccacattttttcttattacagTACCCCTTTCACTTTTTTCTGAGATGATATCATTATTTCTTTCTCTTTCTTTACCATACTTCCGTCTACTTCCACCTAAGGTTGATAAACTTGAGTCAGCGTGTAGAGACTTACATTTTCCATTTTGGCCTGGTACTGAAAAcaagaaattttgtttcattaattTGCTTAAACTAAACGAATaagctaaatatttatatatagatgtataaATCATGAAATTATTCCAACCAAAGGAGGAGCGATGTATTCTGACATTAACGCTATTTCCGCCATCGAAAATTGTATACTTCTCTCGGTTCTTTTGTCGATGGTAATCTCTAAACACTTTTcggcaaatttttttcaacagaGAATAAGTGTGATCATTTAATACAGAATTTATACAACAGGGACGACATTGACAATTTTGGTATTGAATGTGGCAATTATTTTGACTTTTACTATAACATCCATCATAAAAGTAATCCGTGCAACTGCTTGtgctgtaaataaacaatgttaaaattttattagttgCATTCTAGTACTTTGCGTTACCTGGATTGAGGAAGGTTATTGGTGGTGTTTAAATCAAAAACCATTTTACAGGATAGCACATTTTATCCGatccaaaattttgtttatccaGTTTATTCAAcgaataacatttaaaatattgaaaaacgtGTATGACAACCTGAACGAAATAAACAGGTACTTTCAATGAAACGTTGAATGATTTTATATTAACAAGgtttattattttccattaaTGTAGTTACATCTTCCAATTTTTGTGCCTGGTAGTAAAGAGTTCTTGTTCATCTAAATTGTGCGGTTTACCGCACTTTGCATTCATTCTGGACAAGAAAGACAAATACAAGTCGAACATGGCATGTTGTGAGAGTATACAAATATTGTACGTTGATAAATATAActaacatttaaattttatttgccaatatatgtatgtaactgtaTAGAATCCATCTAACAATTACTTTGTTAATTaatgagaattgtaaatgtttggaaaaattatttatttcactgaTTGAGAAATTTGAAATGCAGCTGACTACTTTTTTTGCAAAGAACGACAAGGTTGAGATGAGGATAATATCGGTATACTTATGTCGTAATTGTTTTATTGTAACATTGATATATCATTAAAACAATGTTCTGTACGTAttacaaaaacacatacatacgatatacatacatagatgccTTAGGTAAGTAAACGCTATTTTGTTTACGCtgaatgcaattaaaatttttggtaatcTAAATCTTTTCCGTTTTTTGGGTATGTTTccccaaattttcaattttatgatcttaaaattgtttaccatagttttactcaaaaatatataaaaatactaaaatgacTATTGTTCATAAAAGAGGATTCGATATAGGATCGAGAATTTGTTATACTCTTGCCACTCTTGTTACagagtacatacttacatataatagttttgttcatctaacagTTGCacgtattacctaaaactaagcgagagaGATTAAGGGTTATATacttgtttatacatacatatatgtaaattatcaggatgacaaaaaaaaagttgaaatccggttgactgccTGTCTTTCCGCCTATCCGTGCAAGTTgttacttgagtaaaaattaagatatcttgatgaaacttggtatgggGTTTTCTTAATgcgaaaaaattacgagttcgtagatgggtgtaATCGAACCCCTGCCACACCCACAgaattaagatacaaaactgtaatttgttACAAGGGATCGCAAGGTCCACATGTgggtaaaaaattttgaaaataaatctcCTGAACGAATAAAGCTACAAAATCCAAGTTTGttcagcgcaaatattatagGAATTACGATTACGACTAAATCTAGTACGTATCATTCTtatcatattcctatgtcactgTGTGCAAAATGGCGAAACTttactacaaccacgcctacttcccagcacaacaaagttttaaattccatatgaTTCCTTCACCTTTCAATACTTAATTcaaaaagtaattataataatgGAATCAAATTTGGCACTATTAAATGCTTTAAAGCCGGGATGGGCAAATTTTTAGCCTGCAATGTTACTTAGTAAAGTGCGAACGAGGGCTAGATAAggggaatatcagtttacggaAGGGCATAAAAAGTGTCAAAAAAATCGATGACATTTCTCCGAAACTTGATGTTCATCGCAAAATCATGGATAAGATGATACGAAACTCTCGCAATGGCTCTCATTTTTCTTTCAAACGCGttccctgattatttgacagcgaAGGAGATGAGGGAATTTCGATCAGctgatttcagaaaaggcggAATGCCAGAAGTAAGCCGGTATAATTAcctgacgaaattagtgtgaaatgaaatttcattgaactgtgcgaacaaattttggcaaaataaatgtttatgtaaattaataaatgattttgcattttagcatttatatatgtatgcattttcaaagtgtttcaTTTAGTGTTTTACATAATTTCTTAAATACCCAATATACccaatatttttcagcagtggcatcattggcaaatgttataaaaaatgcgagttttgacagctcacTCTCGtatcaaagagtctcgtatcatattatccatggcAAAATGGCTGCGGCAGTACTGATACTATTGTACAGAAATTAAAGAGCGGATATTTACTTCATAtcggaattgtacagttgtgtgaacaaaaagaggTAAAACTATTTTGTAGGTTTTAGAGTTTcgaattattatacatatgtttatactctcgcaacaaagttgctaaggagagtattatagttttgttcacataacggttgcttgtgagtgctaaaactaaaagagtcagatatagggttatatataccaaagtgatcagggtgacgagtagagttgaaatccggatgtctgtctgtccgtccgcccgtctcTCCGTCCgtcttgagtaaaaattgagatatcatgatgaaacttggtacacgtatttcttggctctaaAAGAAGgataagttcgaagatgggcaaaatgggcccactgtcacgcccacaaaatggcgaaaaccgaaaacctataaagtgtcataactaagccataaataaacatataaaagtgaaatttggcacaaaggatcgcattagggaaaggcatatttagacgtaattttttttggaaaagtgggcgtggccccgccccctactaagttttttgtacatatctcggaaactactatagctatgtcaaccaaactgtacagagtcgtttccttcaggcatttccatatactcTTCAAAAATGGAAGCAATCGGACAATACccacgcccaccttccatacaaaggttacgttgaaaatcactaaaagtgcgttaaccgactaacaaaaaacgtcagaaacattaaactTTACGGtagaaatggcaaaaggaagctgcacccaggctttttttaaaaattgaatatgggcgtggcgtcgcccacttatggaccaaaaaccatatctcaggaactactataccgatttcaataaaattcggtatataatattttcttaacaccctgatgacatgtacgaagtatgggtgaaatcggttcacaaccacgccctctaccaatataacgctattttgaattccatctgatgccttctctgtataatacatacattaggaaccaatgatgatagcggaataaaactctacacaaatacggtatttgaaaaatttgtaaatgacggataatgaaatctcgattatcactttatcatgcgagagtataaaatgtgcggtgacacccgaacttagcccttccttacttgttttatttagcTTAGTATGGTGGGAAATTCTAATCATTGTTagtaaaaaacaagtaaggaagggctaagttcgggtgtcaccgaacattttatactctcgcatggtaaagtgataatcgagatttcataatacgtcatttacatatttttcaaacaccgaatttttgtaaagttttattccgctatcatcattggttcctaatgtttatactcgtattatacagagaaggcatcagatggaattgaaaatagctttatattggaagaaggcgtggttgtgaaccgatttcacctatatttcctacatgtcatcagggtgttaagaaaatattatataccgaatttcattgaaatcggtctaatagttcctgagatatgggttttggtccataagtagaagacgccatgcccattttcaatttaaaaaaaagcctgggtgcagcttccttctgccacttcttccgtaaaatttagtgtttctgacgttttttgttagtcggttaacgcacttttagtgattttgaacataacctttgtatgggaggtgggcgtgggtATTGTCCGATTGCTTCCATTTTTGAAgagtatatggaaatgcctgaaggaaacgactctgtacagtttggttgacatagctatagtagtttcgagatatgtacaaaaacttagtagggggcggggccacgcccacttttccaaaacaattgcgtccaaatatgccccctccctaatgcaatcctttgtgccaaatttcacttttaatatctttatttatggcttagttatgacaccctttataggttttcggtttcagcTACCATTGTGGTGAAGCGTGGCATGACTTTGCCCATCTTcggaacttaaccttcttatggagccaaggaatacgtgtaccaagtttcatcatgatatctcaattttactcaagttacagcttgca
This region includes:
- the LOC120780487 gene encoding uncharacterized protein DDB_G0283697-like, whose protein sequence is MVFDLNTTNNLPQSSTSSCTDYFYDGCYSKSQNNCHIQYQNCQCRPCCINSVLNDHTYSLLKKICRKVFRDYHRQKNREKYTIFDGGNSVNVRIHRSSFVPGQNGKCKSLHADSSLSTLGGSRRKYGKERERNNDIISEKSERGTVIRKNVEKGKPRKSVETFDTKHDRQKKGQDKEDEKHEIERKGKGEYDDDSDIIRKREKKRGKEEDYNTKGKKGKKIEDGDKRNSDKSGKNVSERKKPGANGDGDRNDDKSIDDKISEKKSEKNKKKKRDEDNDNSFGSRNIEKLDKSKRPKHEGDEVSRPGTKERKNKQRDSNEDRTSIRDRDGGKMREGVSKDEGKGSRSRQGNDSKDDHQKGDRLDGVKDIQKATKNSRDHDQNKHVKKNGNESDWFNSSKDDQSGYKGHTESDRQDQGRKDMRSQVRDPDNTEKKGSRYRDNQMKGSKNGGHRGEQYSSARNSYHTDHKGITRKRKDVRDLPVISDLRTKVRKGHDVMPVRKQQIGKHGYRSITFLEGGNRKKIVKPELKRLIKESRDRINERHENRIKRKSSGRGRRTRFGVRYGNAFSSRCDEIRPCDILRAHMEQRELCEKQKTCCLQCSCDCSAVYCPAPTTICSRIC